Genomic segment of Xanthomonas sp. DAR 35659:
AGGCCTTGTCGCAGGCGGGCGTGTCCGGCATCACCGTCACCGAGGTCAAGGGCTTCGGTCGGCAGAAGGGCCACACCGAGCTGTACCGCGGCGCGGAGTACGTCGTCGATTTCCTGCCCAAGATCAAGATCGAGACCGTGGTGACCGACGAACGCCTGGACGCCGTGGTCGAGGCGATCCAGACCGCGGCCGGGACCGGCAAGATCGGCGACGGCAAGATCTTCGTCACCGCGATCGAGCAGGTCATCCGGATCCGTACCGGCGAAATCGGCGCAGATGCGCTCTAACCCCACTCTGGAGCCCTTCATGAAGACAGGTCTGTTCTCCGGGTGGAAGGCCCGGTTCTACGCGGTGTGCATGCTGATGCTGGTCAGCGCGATGGCGGCGGGCGTGCCGGTCACGGCGTTCGCCCAGGCCGAGGTGACGCCGGCACCGACGCCGGACGTGGTCACCGAACAATTGACCCCGCCGGCGGCGCCGGCCGCCGCCGCCGCGCCCGCCGCCGCCGCGCCGGTGGTGGAGAAGGGCGACGTCGCCTGGATGCTGACCTCCACCGTGCTGGTGCTGCTGATGGTGGTGCCGGGCCTGGCGCTGTTCTACGGCGGCATGGTCCGCGCCAAGAACGTGCTGTCGGTGCTGATCCAGGTCGCGGTGGTGTTCTCGCTGATCGCGGTGCTGTGGGTGGTCTACGGCTACAGCCTGGCCTTCTCCGGCGAAGGCCCGTGGGTGGGCAACCTGGACAAGGCGTTGCTGAAAGGCGTGACGATCGAGAGCCTGGCGGCGACCTTCACCAAGGGCGTGAGCCTGCCCGAGTACGTGTTCGTCGGCTTCCAGCTGACCTTCGCCGGCATCACCGGCGCGCTGATCGTCGGCGCCTTCGCCGAGCGCGTGAAGTTCGGCGCGGTGCTGCTGTTCACGGTGATCTGGTTCACCTTCGGCTACCTGCCGCTGGCGCACATGGTCTGGGCCACTGGCGGCTACCTGTTCGACAAGGGCGCGCTGGACTTCGCCGGTGGCACCGTGGTGCACATCAATGCCGGTATCGCCGGCCTGGTCGGCGCCTACTTCGTCGGCAAGCGCACCGGGTTCGGCCGCGAGGCGATCAAGCCGCACAACGTGACCCTGACCTTCGTCGGCGCCTCGCTGCTGTGGGTGGGCTGGTTCGGCTTCAACGCCGGCTCCAACCTGGAAGCCAACGCCGGCGCGGCGCTGGCCTTCCTCAACACGCTGCTGGCCACCGCCGCCGCGATCCTGGGCTGGTCGCTGACCGAGAAGATCATCAAGGGCAAGTCCTCGGCGCTGGGCGTGGCCTCGGGCATGGTCGCCGGCCTGGTCGGCATCACCCCGGCCTGCGGCACCGTCGGGCCGTTCGGCGCGATCGCCATCGGCTTGGCCGCCGGCGTGCTGTGCGTGTGGGGCGTCACCGGACTCAAGCGCCTGCTCGGGGCCGACGACAGCCTGGACGTGTTCGGCGTGCACGGCCTGGGCGGCATCATCGGCGCGATCCTGACCGGCGTGTTCTCCGCCGCGTCGCTGGGCGGGCAGAAGGGCGGCGACTACAGCATCGGCCACCAGGTGCTGATCCAGGCCGAAGGCGTGCTGATCACCCTGGTGTGGATCGGCGTGGTCTCGGTGGTCGGCTTCCTGGTCGCCAAGCTGGTGTTCGGCCTGCGCGTGCCGGAAGAAGCCGAGCGCGAAGGCCTGGACATCACCTCGCACGGCGAATCGGCCTACGAGTCCTGAGCAAGACCGGCCCGCGACCGCAGGTCGCGGGCCGTTGCGGCAATCCCGCCCGCGACCGGCCGCGCCGATCCTGGCGGCCTGAGGCCATCGCCGGCGCTCCCTGGGGCGGAACGACGGCAGTTTTTCAGCGATCGAGGTATTCCTGCGTGGCCGCCAGCCTCGCCCGACCCCAACTTCTTCCTTGCTCCGTCGTCGGCGCCGCGTGCGCACCGGTGACGATGGCAGCGGTGGCAGCAATCGCCCGCGATGCCGGCCAGTGCCGGCCAGCGCGCGCCACCCCGCTTTGCACTACATTGGTGCAATGCCCATGACCTCACCTTCGCCCTCGCTCCACGCCCTCGGCACCCCGGTGGCCTGGGCCGACGCCGACGGTCGCCTGCTCGGCGTC
This window contains:
- a CDS encoding P-II family nitrogen regulator codes for the protein MKLITAIIRPFKLDEVREALSQAGVSGITVTEVKGFGRQKGHTELYRGAEYVVDFLPKIKIETVVTDERLDAVVEAIQTAAGTGKIGDGKIFVTAIEQVIRIRTGEIGADAL
- a CDS encoding ammonium transporter — protein: MKTGLFSGWKARFYAVCMLMLVSAMAAGVPVTAFAQAEVTPAPTPDVVTEQLTPPAAPAAAAAPAAAAPVVEKGDVAWMLTSTVLVLLMVVPGLALFYGGMVRAKNVLSVLIQVAVVFSLIAVLWVVYGYSLAFSGEGPWVGNLDKALLKGVTIESLAATFTKGVSLPEYVFVGFQLTFAGITGALIVGAFAERVKFGAVLLFTVIWFTFGYLPLAHMVWATGGYLFDKGALDFAGGTVVHINAGIAGLVGAYFVGKRTGFGREAIKPHNVTLTFVGASLLWVGWFGFNAGSNLEANAGAALAFLNTLLATAAAILGWSLTEKIIKGKSSALGVASGMVAGLVGITPACGTVGPFGAIAIGLAAGVLCVWGVTGLKRLLGADDSLDVFGVHGLGGIIGAILTGVFSAASLGGQKGGDYSIGHQVLIQAEGVLITLVWIGVVSVVGFLVAKLVFGLRVPEEAEREGLDITSHGESAYES